One Burkholderia vietnamiensis LMG 10929 genomic window, CGGCCCACGCGGGCGCGGGCAGCCCCTGCGTGACGTCGGCGATCGACTGGCCGTCGTCCGGCGCGAACGCGGCGACGTAGACGAGCGACTTCACCTTGGCGTCGTTGCCCGCCTCGCTGATCACGACGCCGGCCCACGAATGGCCGACCAGCACGACCGGCCCCGTCTGCGCGTCGATGGCGCGCCGGGTCGCGGCCGTGTCGTCGGCGAGCGAACTCAGCGGATTCTGCACCGCGACCACATGCAGGCCGCGCGCTTCGAGCAGCGGAATCACGCGGCTCCAGCTCGAGCCGTCGGCGAACGCGCCGTGCACCAGCACGACGTTGGTCCCTTTCAAGTCCTGCTTCGGTGCGGCGTGCGCCGCGACCGCGCCGGACAGTCCTGCCAGCACCGCCGCGGACAGCAGCAGCCGTTTCGTCATACCCAACATCGTCATGCTCCTTTGCTTCGTGTCGTCGACTGGATGAAGTGCGGTGATGCCGCGCCGGCGTGACGCAGGCGCGGCCGCGCATCACGAATGCGCGTACAGATCGTCGGTGTCCGGGCGCGGGTTGCGAGCAGCGCGTGCCGCGTGCGTGTCGGCTGCTTCGTAGCGGGCGGCCGGCGCGAGCGCGGCGGTCTGGTCGTCCTGCGACTTCGACGGGCCGTTCTGGTCGGAGCGTGCGACCTGCTGCGCGGCGAGCGCGCGCTGCGCGGCTTCGATGTCGTCCGGGTAATGCGCTTCGCTGCCTGCCGGGTTGTATCCGGCGTGCTCGAGGCGGATCAGCTCGGCGCGCACGTCGGCGCGCGTGAGGCCGTGGCCGGTAGCGGCGAACGACAACGCGGGGATGGCGGCGAGGACGGCGACGGCGAGGATTCGGGCGGCTTTCATGGTGTTCTCCTTGAACAAGGTGGGTCGGTCGATCATGGGGGCGGCGATCCTGCGCGTGCCACCGAACGCTTGCTGCATGTCGACAGTAGAACCCGCTCACGTATCCGGCATGTTTCCGAACCCCCCGTGCCGTGCAAGCAGACGTTTCCACGACGGCGCCCGATACAGTGCGATACAAAACGGTCGGACGACGCATCGCGCGCCACGATGAAAAAAGGCGTGCCGCGCGCGGCACGCCTTCGTCGAACTGCGCCAACCGGGCGCGACGGGTCGCGTCAAGGCGCGAGCCGCGTGAACACGTAGTCGTAGTTCTTCACGCGCGCCTGATGACACGCGAAGCACGTCTGGTGCTGCCCGAGATCGGCCGGCACGCCGTTTATGAAGCGCCCGAAACCCCAGCCACCGGTCGCCGCATAGCGCCGCGAATCCTTCACCATCACCTGCACGGTCGTCGCCTGGCCGGGCACCGTGGCCGGCGCGAACTCGTCCGACTGCTTGCGCTTGTACGCGAGCTTCACGAGGATCGTGCCGTCCGGGAACGGCAGCGTCGAACGCTCGAGCGCGCGCATCGCGACGGGGTTGCCGAGCACCACGCGCAGCTCGTCGAGCGGCGCCGCTTCCTCGGCCGGCGCGACCATCTCCCACTTGCGGTAGCCGGGCGGAATCGTCACGCCGTAGAGCGGCGACGCGGCCGGCTTCGGCTGCTCGGCGAACGCGAACGGGCCGCTGGCGATGGCCAGCAGCACGCCCGCCGCCAGCGTGCGATGCACCGCGTGACGCGCCGCCGCACGCGCGCGCATCACAGGTGCTCCACGTGCAGGATCGCCTCGGCGAACGCCTGCGGCGCTTCCTGCGGCAGGTTGTGGCCGATGCCGCCGGTGATCGTCCGGTGCTGGTACTTGCCGGTGAACTTCTTCGCATACGCGGCCGGTTGCGGATGCGGCGCGCCGTTCGCGTCGCCCTCCATCGTGATGGTCGGCACCGCGATCGTCGGGCCGGCCGCGAGGCGTCGCTCGATGTCGTCGTATTGCGCCTCGCCCTGCGCGAGCCCGAGCCGCCAGCGATAGTTGTGGATCACGACCGCGACGTGGTCGGGGTTGTCGAACGCGGCCGCGCTGCGCGCGAACGTCTCGTCGGAGAACTTCCACTGCGGCGACGCGAGCTGCCAGATCAGCTTGTTGAACGCGTCGCGGTTCTGCGCGTAACCGAGCGCGCCGCGCTCGGTCGCGAAGTAGAACTGATACCACCACTGCAGCTCGGCCTGCGGCGGCAACGGCTTCTCGTTCGCGGCCTGGCTGCCGATCAGATAGCCGCTCACCGACACCAGCGCCTTCACGCGCTGCGGCCACAGCGCCGCGATCACGTCGGCCGTGCGCGCGCCCCAGTCGTAGCCGCCGAACACCGCGCGGTCGATCTTCAACGCGTCCATCAGCGCGACGACGTCGACGGCCGTCACCGCCTGCTGGCCGTTGCGCATCGTGTCGGCCGAGCGGAACGTCGTCGATCCGTAGCCGCGCAGATACGGAACGATCACGCGATAGCCGGCCGCCGTCAGCCGCGGCGCGACGTCCGCATAACTGTAGATGTCGTACGGCCAGCCGTGCAGCAGGAACACGACGGGGCCGTTCTTCGGGCCGAGATCCGCATACCCGACGTTCAGCAGGCCGGCGTCGATCTGGTGGATCGTGCCGAGCGACGCGGCGCCGGCCGCACCGCTCGCCGCCGATGTGCCGGGCGCGGGCTGGGCCTGCGCCAGCGAGCCGAAGCCGAGATCCGCGAGGGTCAGGCTGGCGAGGGTCGTACCGAGCAGCAGGCGGCGACGGGTATTGACGGTTTCAGACATGACTCGTTCTCCAGGGTCGATCGCTAAGAAAAGAGCCCGCGCGGGCGGGCATTCGGAACGGTGTTGGAAGCGCGCCGCGGTCGCGGCCGAACGCTTGACCGACGTTAATCCGAGCGGCCGCGACGGTTTGTATCCCAACGTATCTGCAATTGCGGATGACACAAGGCGATTCAAAATTGCGGGCGCCGCGGCACGATGCGGGCCGCACGGGCGGCCCGCCGCCGTCGAGGCCGGCAGCCGCCGCGCTCAAGCGCGCCGCAACGGCCGGAATCCGGCGCGCACCTCGCGGGCGAACAGCTCCGGCTCCTCCCATGCCGCGAAGTGGCCGCCCTTGTCGACTTCGTTGAAGTAGATCAGGTCGTGATACGCGCGCTCGGCCCAGCTGCGCGGCGCCTGATAGATCTCGCCGGGGAACACGGTGATCGCGGCCGGCAGCGAGAGGTCCACCGCATTGAAGTTGTTCGAGTGATCCTCCCAGTAGATCTGCGCGGAGGACGTCGCCGAGTTGGTCAGCCAGTACAGCGAAATGTCGTCGAGAATCTCGTCGCGCGGGATCGACCGTTCGGGCACGCCGCCGCTGTAGGTCCACTGCGAGATCTTGTCGTACATCCACGCGGCCTGCCCCGACGGCGAATCGGCGAGCGCATAGCCGACCGTCTGCGGACGCGTGACCATCATCGCCGAATAGCCGGTGTTGTCGCGATAGAACGTCGCGAGCTGCTCGTAGGCGGCCCGCTCCTTCGCCGACAGCGACGCCGGCGCCGGCGCGTCGGTCTGCAGCAGCGCCGCGATGTCGGGCGGAACCGTCGCCGGCATGTTCACGTGAATCCCGACGAGCCCCTGCACGCGCTGCATCGCCATCCGGTGCGAGATCACCGAGCCGCAGTCGCCGCCCTGCGACACGAAGCGCGTGTAGCCGAGGCGCGCCATCAGTTCACCCCAGGCGCGCGCGATGTGGTCGGAGCCCCAGCCGGGCTTCGCCGGATGGCCCGAGAAGCCGAAGCCCGGCAGCGACGGCACGACGACGTGAAATGCATCGTCGGCGCTCGCGCCGTGCGCGGTCGGGTCGGTCAGCGGGCCGATCGCCTTCACCAGCTCGAACACCGAGCCCGGCCAGCCGTGCGTCATGATCATCGGCAGCGCGTTCGCGTGCCGCGACCGCACGTGGATGAAGTGGATGTCGAGCCCGTCGATCTCGGTGATGAACATCGGGAAGCCGTTCAGCCGCGCTTCGCCCTTGCGCCAGTCGTAGTCGCTGCCCCAGTACTGCAGCAGCGCCTGCATGCGCGCGAGCCGCACGCCCTGCGATTCGTCGGCGACCGTCTCGCGGCCGGGCCAGCGCGTCGCCGCGATGCGGCGGCGCAGGTCGGTCAGCGCCCGCTCGGGAATGTGCGCGGTGAACGGCCGTATGCCGGTGTTGCCCGTGGCCGCGTGCAGCGCGGTGGGCAGCATCGCCGATACGCCGGCGGCCATGGAGGACGCCAGCAGATGGCGACGCAGCGGGGAAAAAGGTGTGGAAGACATCGTTCGGCATCTCCTTTCTTGAAGTGGAAAGTGAACATGCCGCGCGCGCCGGCGCGCCGTCTGTCGAGCGGGCGCACGCGGTCGTGCGGCGTCGCCCATTTGAAAGGTCCGATGTATCGCGAGTTTGTCCGGTACGTATGCGTTTGTAGCCGTGCGCCGCGCGGTGCGGTCAAGGTGCGGTCAAGGTGCGACCCAGCGCCCGTCGTAGCCGTCGTCGTGCAGCTCGAACAGCGCACGGCGATGGCCGCTGCGCGCGAGGTCGAGCCAGTCGATGCGCGTCACGGCGACGTCGAGCACGCAGAAGTTCGCGTAGCCGTCGGCGGCGGATGCCGTGTCGGGAGCCGGCGCGACATGCGCGTGCCCGGGCGCGTCGATCGGCGTGCCGGGTCGCAACGGCGCGCGATACAACAGCAACGTATGCGGACGACTCGACGCCCAGATCGCGCGACGCCGCGCGTCGTCGTCGCAGATCGACGCGCGGCCTTCGACACGGATCTGCACGAGCGCATCGAGATCGGCCGCGACGATCGCGATGCGCGGATCGCGGCGCAGCTCCGCGACCTTGTCCGAACGCGCATCGGTATGGAACGACAGCCGCTGCTCCGCACGGCTCGCCTGTCGCAGCACGACGGTGCGCACCTTCGGCGCACCGTCGACGCCGAGCGTCGCGGCCTGCACCATCGTGAACGGCGAGCGCTGCGGCCCGACACCGGATTCGAGGCAGGACCACAGACGGTCGTAGACGTGCGCGAGCGAGTCGGCAGCTGGAACGGACATGATGGCGCGGCGCGGTTGAGGAATTCGATCGCGCCAGCTTAACCGATCCGCCGGCGCGCTTCCCGCGTGAGCCGCGGTGCGCCGGGCGGCTCAGTTGTAGCCGCGCACCACGGTCGCCGCGGTCGTGTCGCCCGGCGCCGCGGCGAAGCGGCCGAGCACGTCCGCGACGTACTGCGGCCCTGCGCCGATCTGCGACGACCGATGCGCGGCCGGCCCGATAGCGGCGACGACCGGCGCGGCGCCGGTCGATCCGACGCCGTCGGTGACGATGCTCATCGAGGCCGCCTCACGCGGCGAGCGCCGCGCGATACGCGCGCACGAGGCGCGCGACGCCTTCCCGGATTGCGTCGACGTCCGGCGCGGCGAACGACAGGCGCAGCGATGCGGCGTCGACGTGGTCCGCGAAGAACGCCTTGCCCGGCACGAACACGACCTGGTTCGCGATCGCGCGTTGCAGCAGCGCGTCGGACGACACGTCGCCGAGCCGCGCCCACACGAACATCCCGCCTTCGGGACGATGGAAGGCGATCGCCGCGCCGAAACCGTCGCGCAGTGCGTCGCACAGCGCGTCGCATTTGCGCCGGTAGGCGGCCGTGATGCGCGGCAGATGGCGTTCGAGCGCACCGTCGGCCAGATACTCGGCGGCGGTCGCCTGCGTCCACGGCGTGCTGCACAGGTCGACCGTCTGCTTCGCGATCACGCAACGCCGCGCGATCTCGGGCGGCGCGATGGTCCAGCCGACGCGCAGCCCCGGCGCGACGATCTTCGACAGGCTCGCGAAGTGCACGATCCAGTCGCGTGCGCCGTCGACTTCGCTCGCGAGCGCCAGCATGGACGGCACCGCTTCGCCCGCGAAGCGCAGATCGCCGTACGGATCGTCCTCGACGATCAGGAAACGGTATTGCACCGCGAGACGCAGCAGCTTCATGCGCCGCTCGCGGCTGAGCGTCGCGCCGGTCGGGTTCGCGAAGGTCGGGACGGTGTACAGCAGCTTCGGCCGCGCAATCGCGCCGGCTTCGAGCTGCGACGCGAGGCGTTCGACGTCGAGGCCGTGACCGTCGACGGGAATCGTCACGACGTGCGCCTGCTGCAGACGCAGCGCCGCGAGCGTCGCCGGGTATGCCGGCTGTTCGGTCAGCACGACGTCGCCGGGCGCGACCATCACGCGCAGCAGCAGGTCGAGGCCCTGCTGCGAGCCGGTCGTGACGAGCAGCTCGGCCGGCGTGCAGGCCACGTTGCGGCGCGCCATCAATGCGATCAGCTGCTGCTTCAGTTCGGCGAGGCCGTCGGTCGGGCCGTATTGCAGGCAGCGGACCGGCTGCGCGTATGCACGCTCGGCGGCCGCGTTCAGGCCGTCGACGTCGAACAGCTCGCTGGCCGGGTAGCCGCCCGCGAACGAGATCATTCCCGGCTCGGACAGGTATTTGAACAGCTCGCGGATCGGCGAACCGGCGGGATTCTGGAAGGAAGGCGTGAACGCGTACATGTCGTCGTGAGCTGGATGGCGGCGACGGCCGGGATAGCCGCCGGGGCCGCGCGCCGCGGCGCGCCTGGCGCACGCTGCGCACGCCGCGGGGAATTCGAGCCACGATTGTCGACAGTCATTAACGCTGCGGCAAACGATATCTACGCACTAGGTCTTGCGGTTTGGTCATCAATTGGCGCGCGGGGAACGCGCGCCTTGCGGCGTTGCGAAGCAAGGCCCGGCCGCTCTGACGGACGTGTGCGGCCGGCCGTCGGGCAAGCTGCCACCGGCGACGCCACGGCCGGCCGGGCCACGGCGCGAGCTCGCCGCATCGTCAGCGGTACGCACCACGACGCAGCATCGGCAAGGCGCGCCGTGCCCCGGCCGCCGGCAAGCGTGCGCTATCCGTGCGGCGGCGCTATGCCGTCGCGGACATAGCAGGCAATCGCCTCGAGCATGCCGAGGTCGAGGTCCTGCACGCGGTCGGCCCCGAAATGGGCCAACCATTTGCGCGCAAGCTCGGCATGCGCCGTCGTATGCCCGGTCGCGGCAAGGGCACTCAGGTCTTCCAGTGCTGAACGCTCGTCCATGTCTTCTCCGTGATCCTGATGGTGCGGACGCGGCCGGCCGTCGTCGCGGCCGGGCTGCCGTCAGACGGCTTCGAGCGCGAGAGCGATGCCCTGCCCGCCGCCGATGCACAAGGTCACGATGCCGCGCTTGATGCCGTCGCGGCGCATCGAATGCGCGAGCCGGGTGGTCAGGACGGCACCGGTCGCGCCGATCGCGTGACCGTGCGCGATCGCGCCGCCTTCGACGTTGATCCGCTCTTCGTCGATGCCGAGCTCGCGCGCGACCGCGATCGGCACGGCGGCAAAGGCCTCGTTGATCTCGAACCGCTCCACGTCGTTCATCGACCACCCGGCACGCGCGAGCGCCATCTTCACTGCCGGCACCGGCCCGAGTCCGAACAGGCCCGGCTCGACCGCCCCCACGCCGTACGAGACGAGCGTGGCGATCGGCTCGATGCCGCGCGTCTCGGCATAACGCCGCTCGGCCACGATCATCGCCGCCGCACCGCTGTTCAGGCCGGGCGCATTGCCGGCGGTGATGGTGCCGTCAGCGCGAAATGCGGGCTTCAGCCTCGCAAGCGACTCGAAGTTCGTGTCCGGGCGCGGCTGCTCGTCGCGCTCGAATCGGACGGTCTGCTTGCGCCCCGCGACCTCGACCGCCACCAGTTCGGCGTCGAATGCCCCACGCGCCTGCGCGTCGGCGAAGCGCCGTTGCGAACGTTCCGCCCAGCGGTCCTGCTGCTCGCGCGTGATCCCCTTCATCGCGACGAGGTCTTCCGTGTGCCATCCCGAATGCAGGTTGGAGAACGCATCGACGAGGCCATCCACGAGCATGCTGTCGGCGATCTCGGCATTGCCCATCCGATAGCCCCAACGGCCGCCGCCGAGCAGATACGGCGCGCCGTCCATGTTCTCCATTCCGCCTGCCGCCGCAACCTCGCCGAAGCCGAGCCAGATGTCCTGCGCCGCATTCGCGATGGCCTGCGCACCGGAGCCGCACACGCGATTGACCGTCAGCGCGGGCACGGTCACGGGAATGCCGCCCGCGACGGCCGCCTGACGCGCGGGATTCATCTTGTTGCCGGCCTGCACGACGTTGCCCATCACGACCGACGCCAGCTCCGCCGGATCGATCTCGCTGCGACGCACCGCTTCGCGCAACGCGGCCGCGCCGAGCGCCGTCGCCGTAACGTCCTTCAACGTGCCGCCGAACGCGCCGATTGGCGTCCGGACGGGACTGCAGATCACTACCTGTCGAGCAACCATTTCAACACTCCATTCAAAGCCCGCTTCATGCGGGACGGATGCCGCCGCAACTCGACGCGGCGCTTGCGGGAAAGGAACGCATGCATTCGCATGCCCGGCACGTTCGTAAAGCGCTCTCGTGTGCCGACGCACGCACCGATGGCGGGGCGACGCGCCCCGCCATCGCGTCAGATCGAGACCATTTCGAAATCCTCCTTGCCGACGCCGCACTCGGGACACTTCCATTTGGCCGGAATGTCTTCCCAGCGCGTGCCCGGTGCAATGCCGTCTTCCGGCGCACCGTGCCGTTCCGAATAAATCCAGCCGCACACCAGACACATCAGCGTGCGCATCTCTACCGCCGTCGTGCTCATCTCGCCATCTCTCCCAGGTTCGACGTCTGTCGCGTCACGAATTCGCGCACCTGCTCGCGCACCCTCGCATCCGACAGGATGCGGCCGTGCCCCGCGCCCGGCGCCGGCCACAGCGTCGCGTCCGGCAGCCCGGCCACGACGCGCTGCGCCTCGCAGTACGGCACCACCGAATCGGCCGGGTCGTGCACCACCAATACCGGGACGTCGAGCGACGCGCCGCGCGCGAGCAGATCCCAGTGACTGACCGGCACGCCGTTGCGCAGCTGCAGCTCCGCATAGATGCGCTCGACCACCGGGCGCGGAAATGCCATGTCGCGGCTGGCCCAGCGCTCCAGCACCTCGGTCAGCCCGCTGGTCGGGGCGATCAGCACGAGGCAGCGCAACGACGCGCGGCGCGAGCGCTCGGCCAGCGCCGAGACGGCCGCGATCGAGCCGAGCGAATGCGCGATCACCACCTGCGCGCCTTCGATCGCATCCAGCACCGCACCCGTCGCGCGGGTGAACTGCGTCATCGTCGTATGCTTGCCCGGCGAACGGCCATGCGCGGGCGCGTCGAACGCGGCCACCGAGAAGCCGAGCGACTGCATCGGCTTCACGAAGCTCAGCATGCTGCTGCTGTCGGTGCCCCAGCCATGCACGAGCAGCACGCGCGATGCGCCGCCCTCCCAGTGATAGGCGCGGTCGATGTCCGCGTTGCCGTCGATGGACGCCTCCTTCGCACCGAGCGGCACGCGGTCGCTGACGGGCAGCCCGTAGCCGCGCGTGAAGCCGAACGTGTCGGCCGCCCGGCGCCCCGCGGCGTGCGGCGCGAAGGTCGTCAGCACGCGCAGCGCGCGACGGCCGAGCCGAACGCGCCACGACGGCTTCCGGGCCTTGCGCCGCGCGAGCGGCGAGACGTCGGTAGGGTTCGCTGCCGCCATCACCGGCCCTCCGCCGCCGCACGCGCGCCGACCGGCACGGCCTCCCGGGACAGGCTGCGGTAGTAACCCGACTCGGTGTCGTAGAAATGGCAGTGACCGATCACGTGCCACAGATCGCCGAAGGAGAAATCCTTTTCGCGGATCATTCCCGGAAACGCCTGCTTGAGCGCCGCCTGCGCCTTCGGCAGGTTGTAGAACGGCACGATCGGTGCGACGTGGTGCGCCGTATGCACCGAGATGTTGTGCGTCATGAAGTGCAGCCACTTCGGATACCGGTAGTCGGTCGTCACCAGCAGGCGGCTGGCGTTCGGCGTCCAGTGCTGCGACGGCAGGAACGGGATCTCGTCCGACGTGTGATGCATCAGCGTCGTGGCGCTGAACCACGCATGAATCATCAACCAGGGCACGACGAAGTACAGGAACAGGCCGGTGATGCCGGTGAAGTAGATGAGCGCCGGGAAATAGAGCGCGGACGCGAACAGGACGAACGCGATCGAGCGTTTCACGTCGCGCCGCATCTCGCGCTTCGGATAGAAGCCCGGACGGAAGCCCGATTCCTTCCAGTAGCTCACCGTGCCGGCCCAGAACAGCCACTTGCGGGTGCCGGCGTACTCGAGCCGCTTCAACAGCGGCATGCGATCGTAAAGCGGCGCGGGAATCGGCCGCCAGTCGGTATCGAGCTCGAGGTTGTTGGTATTCGCGTGGTGCAGGTTGTGCGTGTGGCGCCACGCGTGAAACGGATACAGCAGCGGCAGAAGCGACAGGTGCCCGATCGCCAGGTTGAACCATCGGACGCGCGAAAACGAGTTGTGCCCGCAATCGTGCGCGATGCAATGCAGCCCCCAGCCGCCCAGGCCGGCCAGCAGCCACAGCGGAACGTAGAACAGCCAGTGCGGCGCGTAAGCGATGCCGACGAGCGCGCCGATATACGCCGCATAGCTCACCACGAAACCGAGAATGCCGCGCCATACGCGCGGCTCGTAGAGGGATTTCGGAATCGCATCGGTCAGCCGCACGCCCTCGAGCGACTTCGACTTCTGCATGAATTCGTCGAAACGCGCCGGCGGCGCGCTGGGGACCGTGTAGGTTTTCGCCATGTCGATCTCCCGCTTACGCCGCTTGCAGACCGAGCTCGGTCGACAGGTGGCGCGCCAGCTCGTCGATGCTGTTGTGTTCGAACAGCAGCGCCGGGGACAGCCGCTGCTCGACCACCTTCTCCAGATCGCCCGACACCTGCACGGCGACGATCGAATCGAGCCCGTACTCGTCGAAGCGCTTGGCGGGATCGATCGCGGCGCGCTCGAGCTTCAGCTGCTTGGCGAGCCGGTCGATCAACCAGTTGCGGATCGACGCTTCGGTGAGCGGCCCGACATCGGCGGCCACCGCCTTCTTGCGGCCGAACAGGCCGCCCAGGATTCCAGCTTGAGACATGATGATTAATCCTTCCGTACGAGGGAGATGAACTGAATGACGACGGCAACTAGCTTCAATACGGCTGCTTGGCGAGCTTGCGGATCGCCGCCGGCGTCGGCTGACGCAGGTCGCGCACGATGCCGACCTTGCCGAGCGTCCACAGCACCCAGGCGCTCAGATCCGGCTCGTACCACTTCACCGAATGGCGGTATGACGCGGGGAATGCGTGGTGGTTGTTCTGCAGGCCTTCGCCGAACGTGAATACGGCGACCGTCCAGTTGTTCGCGCTGTTGTCCCCGGTCTTGAACGGCCGGCCGCCGAACATGTGGCACACGGACCCCACGCACCACGCGGCCTGGTTGGCCACGAAGATGCGCGCCAATCCGCCGAACAGCAGGCCGTTCCATGCGCCGAGCCACGAGCCGGCGACGGCGCCGCCGATCGCGGCCGGCAGCACGAGGCCGAGCACGATCCACCAGGCGTAGGTGCGGTGATAGAAGAACAGGCGGCGATCGCGCAGCACGTCGGGCGCGAAGAAGGTCCAGCCCGAGACGTCGGGGGCCAGCATCCACGGCATGTGCGCATACCAGAGGCCGCGCAGCTTCGCGAACAGGCCCTTGCCGGCCAGATTCGGCGAATGCGGATCGCCTTGCTGATCGCTGTACAGGTGATGTCGGCGGTGCGTCGTCACCCAGAACATGATCGGTCCTTGCGCGGCCATCGACCCGCAGATCAGCAGCAGCCCTTCGAACCACTTCGACGTGCGGAACGTCTTGTGCGCGAGATACCGATGGAAGCCCATCGTGATCCCGCCCATGTGCAGAAAATAGAACACCGCGAACAGCACGAGATCGGTGGCGGCGAACTCGCCCAGCACGAGCTGGCGTACCGCCAGCGCGAAGCCGGCCAGCGGCACCAGCATCACGGCCAGGGCGGTCAGGCGTTTGACGCGCGCCCCGCTGCCCAGCAGCGGCGAAACACCGGGGATCTGCCCGTCGGCGGCCGACAGCCCGCCTGCGGCAGTCACGCCGGGTGCAACCTGAATCGACGAATTCATAGGAATCTCCAGACGCTAAACAGGATTACGGCGAAATTGAAGGAGCCGTCGCGCGGCGCTTGGGCGCATAGCGCACCTCCGTGACGAGCCCCAGCGCGTCGAGCAGGCGGATGACCCAGGCGGAAGGATCGAGCTGCCAGAACGCGTGATCGTTGTTGGCGAAGGCCGGCTGTGCGTGATGGTTGTTGTGCCACGCGCCGCCCACCGAGACGATCGCGAGCAGGCCCAGATTGCGGCTGTGGTCGCGCGTCGCGTGCGGGCGGGTGCCGATGGTGTGGCACAGCGAATTGACGGCCCAGGTCGACTGATCGAGCAGGAAGATCCGTGCGAGCCCGCCCCACAGGAAACCGCCGACGGCGCCGGTCAAGGCCTGCCCGGCCGGCGCGAGCAACGCGCCCGCCAGCGCGGGCAGCGCAAGGCCGAGCAGCACCCACCACCCATAGCGCAGATTGAGATTGACGATCAGGCGGTCGCGCAGCAGGTCCGCGGCATACGCGCTCCAGTTCTCGCGGCGCACGCTGAACAGCCAGCCCACGTGACCGTGCCAAAGGCCCGCGAGCCGGCTCGGTTGGCCGTGGCGGTTCGCGCGCGGCAGCGGCGAATGAGGATCGCCGTCCTGATCGGTGAACGCGTGGTGCATGCGGTGCGTCGCGGCCCAGAACAGGATCGGCCCCTGGGCGGCCATGCTGCCGAATACGCCGAGCATCACGGTGACGATCGGCCGTCCCTTGAACGCACGGTGTGAGAAGTAACGGTGCATGCCGGTTTCGACGCCGATCGCGGTCGAGAAATACATCACCGCGAGCAGGATGAAGTCGGTGGCGCGCACGCCGTATGTCCACGTGTAGGCAATCG contains:
- a CDS encoding alpha/beta fold hydrolase — its product is MLGMTKRLLLSAAVLAGLSGAVAAHAAPKQDLKGTNVVLVHGAFADGSSWSRVIPLLEARGLHVVAVQNPLSSLADDTAATRRAIDAQTGPVVLVGHSWAGVVISEAGNDAKVKSLVYVAAFAPDDGQSIADVTQGLPAPAWAGELRKDAAGFTTLSDRAIAQDFAPDLSPAQQRVVAATQGPWYGGCISEKVTRAAWHAKPSSFVVATQDRMIDPKLQDAMAKRIGATVTHVRASHVAMLSQPKAVADAIIAAAERAQYDAR
- a CDS encoding DUF4148 domain-containing protein, which gives rise to MKAARILAVAVLAAIPALSFAATGHGLTRADVRAELIRLEHAGYNPAGSEAHYPDDIEAAQRALAAQQVARSDQNGPSKSQDDQTAALAPAARYEAADTHAARAARNPRPDTDDLYAHS
- a CDS encoding cytochrome P460 family protein, translating into MRARAAARHAVHRTLAAGVLLAIASGPFAFAEQPKPAASPLYGVTIPPGYRKWEMVAPAEEAAPLDELRVVLGNPVAMRALERSTLPFPDGTILVKLAYKRKQSDEFAPATVPGQATTVQVMVKDSRRYAATGGWGFGRFINGVPADLGQHQTCFACHQARVKNYDYVFTRLAP
- a CDS encoding alpha/beta fold hydrolase yields the protein MSETVNTRRRLLLGTTLASLTLADLGFGSLAQAQPAPGTSAASGAAGAASLGTIHQIDAGLLNVGYADLGPKNGPVVFLLHGWPYDIYSYADVAPRLTAAGYRVIVPYLRGYGSTTFRSADTMRNGQQAVTAVDVVALMDALKIDRAVFGGYDWGARTADVIAALWPQRVKALVSVSGYLIGSQAANEKPLPPQAELQWWYQFYFATERGALGYAQNRDAFNKLIWQLASPQWKFSDETFARSAAAFDNPDHVAVVIHNYRWRLGLAQGEAQYDDIERRLAAGPTIAVPTITMEGDANGAPHPQPAAYAKKFTGKYQHRTITGGIGHNLPQEAPQAFAEAILHVEHL
- a CDS encoding epoxide hydrolase family protein gives rise to the protein MSSTPFSPLRRHLLASSMAAGVSAMLPTALHAATGNTGIRPFTAHIPERALTDLRRRIAATRWPGRETVADESQGVRLARMQALLQYWGSDYDWRKGEARLNGFPMFITEIDGLDIHFIHVRSRHANALPMIMTHGWPGSVFELVKAIGPLTDPTAHGASADDAFHVVVPSLPGFGFSGHPAKPGWGSDHIARAWGELMARLGYTRFVSQGGDCGSVISHRMAMQRVQGLVGIHVNMPATVPPDIAALLQTDAPAPASLSAKERAAYEQLATFYRDNTGYSAMMVTRPQTVGYALADSPSGQAAWMYDKISQWTYSGGVPERSIPRDEILDDISLYWLTNSATSSAQIYWEDHSNNFNAVDLSLPAAITVFPGEIYQAPRSWAERAYHDLIYFNEVDKGGHFAAWEEPELFAREVRAGFRPLRRA
- a CDS encoding pyridoxamine 5'-phosphate oxidase family protein, with the translated sequence MSVPAADSLAHVYDRLWSCLESGVGPQRSPFTMVQAATLGVDGAPKVRTVVLRQASRAEQRLSFHTDARSDKVAELRRDPRIAIVAADLDALVQIRVEGRASICDDDARRRAIWASSRPHTLLLYRAPLRPGTPIDAPGHAHVAPAPDTASAADGYANFCVLDVAVTRIDWLDLARSGHRRALFELHDDGYDGRWVAP
- a CDS encoding PLP-dependent aminotransferase family protein, producing MYAFTPSFQNPAGSPIRELFKYLSEPGMISFAGGYPASELFDVDGLNAAAERAYAQPVRCLQYGPTDGLAELKQQLIALMARRNVACTPAELLVTTGSQQGLDLLLRVMVAPGDVVLTEQPAYPATLAALRLQQAHVVTIPVDGHGLDVERLASQLEAGAIARPKLLYTVPTFANPTGATLSRERRMKLLRLAVQYRFLIVEDDPYGDLRFAGEAVPSMLALASEVDGARDWIVHFASLSKIVAPGLRVGWTIAPPEIARRCVIAKQTVDLCSTPWTQATAAEYLADGALERHLPRITAAYRRKCDALCDALRDGFGAAIAFHRPEGGMFVWARLGDVSSDALLQRAIANQVVFVPGKAFFADHVDAASLRLSFAAPDVDAIREGVARLVRAYRAALAA
- a CDS encoding thiolase family protein; protein product: MVARQVVICSPVRTPIGAFGGTLKDVTATALGAAALREAVRRSEIDPAELASVVMGNVVQAGNKMNPARQAAVAGGIPVTVPALTVNRVCGSGAQAIANAAQDIWLGFGEVAAAGGMENMDGAPYLLGGGRWGYRMGNAEIADSMLVDGLVDAFSNLHSGWHTEDLVAMKGITREQQDRWAERSQRRFADAQARGAFDAELVAVEVAGRKQTVRFERDEQPRPDTNFESLARLKPAFRADGTITAGNAPGLNSGAAAMIVAERRYAETRGIEPIATLVSYGVGAVEPGLFGLGPVPAVKMALARAGWSMNDVERFEINEAFAAVPIAVARELGIDEERINVEGGAIAHGHAIGATGAVLTTRLAHSMRRDGIKRGIVTLCIGGGQGIALALEAV
- a CDS encoding rubredoxin — encoded protein: MSTTAVEMRTLMCLVCGWIYSERHGAPEDGIAPGTRWEDIPAKWKCPECGVGKEDFEMVSI